One genomic window of Capricornis sumatraensis isolate serow.1 chromosome 15, serow.2, whole genome shotgun sequence includes the following:
- the CHGB gene encoding secretogranin-1, with protein MQPAALLGFLGATVVAAVSSMPVDISNHNEEMVTHCIIEVLSNALLKSSAPPISPECRQVLKNNGKELKDEEKSENQNTRFEVRLLRDPADTSEAAKLSSREDSGEGDAQVPTVADTESGGHSHEWAGEPPGSQVAKEAKTRYSKSEGQNREEEMLKYQKRERGEIGSEERLSEGPGKAQTAFLNQRNQTPAKKEELVSRYDTQSAGALDKSHSRERSSQESGEETKSQENWPQELQHRPEGQEAPGESEEDASPEVDKRRSRPRHHHGRSRPDRSSQEGNPPLEEESHVGTANSGEEKAHHPAHFRALEEGAKYGEEVRRHSAAQAPGDLQEARFGGRGRGEHQALRLPSEESLEQENKRHGLSPDLNTAQGYSEESEEERDPARGPSFRARGGEAAGFSTLGQTEEERFLGETHHRVQDSQRDKARRRLPGELRNYLDYGEEKGEEAARGKWQPQGDPRDADENREEARLRGKQHAPRHITENRLGELLNPFYDTPQWKSSRFERKGHMDDSFLEGEEENGLTLNERNFFPEYNYDWWEKKPFEEDVNWGYEKRNLDPTLDLKRQYDRVAELDQLLHYRKKSAEFPDFYDSEEQMSPQHTAENEEERAGQGVLTEEEEKELENLAAMDLELQKIAEKFSGNRRG; from the exons atGGAAAAGAGCTCAAAGatgaagagaaaagtgaaaatcaaaacaCAAGGTTCGAAGTGAGATTGTTGAGAGACCCAGCTGACACCTCAGAAGCCGCTAAGCTCTCCAGTAGGGAGGACTCAGGGGAGGGGGATGCCCAAGTCCCAACAGTAGCAGACACGGAGAGCGGTGGGCATAGCCATGAGTGGGCAGGTGAGCCCCCGGGAAGTCAAGTGGCCAAAGAAGCAAAGACACGCTATTCTAAGAGCGAGGGACAGAACAGGGAGGAAGAAATGCTAAAATATCAGAAAAGGGAACGTGGAGAAATTGGCAGTGAGGAGAGACTGTCTGAAGGGCCTGGAAAGGCACAAACGGCCTTTCTCAACCAAAGAAACCAGACTCCGGCTAAGAAAGAGGAGTTAGTGTCCAGATATGATACACAGTCTGCCGGGGCCCTTGACAAGTCACACAGCCGGGAGAGGAGCAGCCAGGAGAGCGGAGAGGAGACCAAGAGCCAGGAGAACTGGCCCCAAGAGCTCCAACACCGTCCAGAGGGCCAGGAAGCACCCGGAGAAAGCGAAGAGGATGCCAGCCCTGAGGTGGACAAACGGCGCTCGAGGCCAAGACACCACCACGGGAGGAGCAGGCCCGACAGATCCTCTCAGGAGGGGAATCCTCCCCTAGAGGAGGAGTCACACGTGGGCACGGCCAACTCAGGGGAAGAGAAAGCCCACCATCCAGCCCACTTTAGGGCTTTGGAGGAGGGAGCCAAATATGGGGAGGAAGTGAGGAGACACTCAGCTGCCCAGGCTCCTGGAGACTTGCAGGAGGCACGATTCGGGGGCAGAGGCcgtggagagcaccaggctctaAGGCTTCCCAGCGAGGAGAGCCTAGAGCAGGAAAACAAGAGACATGGCCTCAGCCCGGATCTAAACACGGCGCAGGGATACAGCGAGGAAAGCGAGGAAGAGAGGGATCCGGCCCGGGGACCCAGCTTCAGAGCCCGGGGAGGGGAGGCGGCGGGCTTCTCCACGCTAGGCCAAACAGAAGAGGAACGGTTCTTGGGTGAAACGCACCACCGTGTTCAGGACAGCCAGAGGGACAAGGCGAGGCGCCGCCTACCAGGCGAGCTGAGAAATTATCTCGACTATGGTGAGGAAAAGGGTGAGGAAGCAGCCAGAGGGAAGTGGCAGCCGCAGGGAGACCCGCGAGACGCTGACGAGAACAGGGAAGAGGCTAGGCTTCGAGGCAAACAGCATGCTCCCCGTCACATCACTGAAAACAGATTAGGGGAGCTACTCAATCCATTCTACGACACTCCCCAGTGGAAGAGCAGCCGTTTTGAGAGAAAAGGCCACATGGATGACAGTTTTCTTGAGGGTGAAGAGGAAAATGGGCTGACCTTGAATGAGAGAAATTTCTTCCCAGAATACAACTATGACTGGTGGGAGAAAAAGCCTTTTGAAGAGGATGTAAACTGGGGGTATGAGAAGAGAAACCTGGACCCCACACTGGATCTAAAAAGGCAGTATGACCGAGTGGCCGAACTGGACCAGCTCCTTCACTACAGGAAGAAGTCAGCTGAGTTCCCAGACTTCTATGACTCCGAGGAGCAGATGAGCCCACAACAcacagcagaaaatgaagaggagaggGCTGGCCAAGGAGTTCTGACGGAGGAAGAG gaAAAAGAACTTGAAAACTTGGCTGCGATGGATTTGGAACTACAGAAAATAGCTGAGAAGTTCAGTGGTAACCGAAGGGGCTAA
- the TRMT6 gene encoding tRNA (adenine(58)-N(1))-methyltransferase non-catalytic subunit TRM6 gives MESSEEQPGPQPQYPGNHCIRDGDFVVLKREDVFKAVQVQRRKKVTFEKQWFYLDNVIGHSYGTTFEVTNGGSLQPKKKKEEPTSETKEAGTDNRNIIDDGKSQKLTQDDIKALKDKGIKGEEIVQQLIENSTTFRDKTEFAQDKYIKKKKKKYEAMITVVKPSTRILSVMYYAREPGKINHMRYDTLAQMLTLGNIRAGNKMIVMETCAGLVLGAMMERMGGFGSIIQLYPGGGPVRAATACFGFPKSFLSGLYEFPLNKVDSLLNGTFSAEMLSSEPKDNASVEESNGTLEEKQTSEQENEDSVAEAPESNHPEQERMEIVSQDPDYKEPKDSGSKKDYIQEKQRRQEEQKKRHLEAAALLSERNADGLIVASRFHPTPLLLSLLDFVAPSRPFVVYCQYKEPLLECYTKLRERGGVINLRLSETWLRNYQVLPDRSHPKLLMSGGGGYLLSGFTVAMDNLKADPSLKSSTSTLESHKTEEPAAKKRKCPESDS, from the exons GAAAGTAACTTTTGAAAAACAGTGGTTCTATCTGGATAACGTCATTGGCCATAGTTATGGAACCACATTTGAAGTGACCAATGGAGGAAGTCTTCAGcctaagaagaagaaagaagagcctACTTCAG AAACCAAAGAAGCGGGCACTGATAATCGAAATATAATTGATGATGGAAAATCTCAGAAACTTACTCAAGATGACATAAAAGCTTTAAAGGATAAAGGCATTAAAGGCGAG GAAATAGTTCAGCAATTAATTGAAAATAGTACAACATTCCGAGACAAGACAGAATTTGctcaagataaatatataaaaaagaagaaaaagaa ATATGAAGCCATGATTACTGTTGTGAAGCCGTCCACCCGTATTCTTTCAGTTATGTATTATGCAAGAGAACCTGGAAAAATTAA cCACATGAGATATGATACACTCGCCCAGATGTTGACATTGGGAAATATCCGTGCTGGCAATAAAATGATTGTGATGGAGACGTGTGCTGGCTTGGTGCTGGGTGCAATGATGGAACGAATGGGAG gTTTTGGCTCCATTATTCAGCTGTACCCTGGAGGTGGACCTGTTCGGGCAGCAACAGCATGTTTTGGTTTTCCAAAATCTTTCCTCAGTGGTCTTTATGAATTCCCCCTCAACAAAGTGGACAGTCTCTTAAATGGAACATTTTCTGCTGAGATGTTGTCTTCAGAGCCAAAAGACAATgcttcagttgaagaaagtaaCGGCACACTGGAGGAAAAACAGACTTCTGAACAAGAGAATGAAGATAGCGTAGCAGAGGCCCCAGAGAGCAATCACCCAGAACAAGAAAGAATGGAAATTGTCTCTCAAGATCCAGACTATAAGGAGCCTAAAGACAGTGGAAGTAAAAAGGATTAT ATTCAGGAAAAGCAGAGGAGGCAAGAAGAGCAGAAGAAAAGACATTTAGAGGCTGCTGCtctgctgagtgaaagaaacgCAGATGG GTTAATTGTAGCTAGTCGTTTCCATCCCACTCCACTGCTGCTGTCTTTGCTGGACTTTGTGGCTCCTTCAAGGCCATTCGTGGTCTACTGTCAGTATAAAGAG CCTCTGTTGGAGTGCTACACAAAACTTCGGGAAAGAGGAGGGGTCATCAACCTCAGGCTGTCTGAAACTTGGCTCAGAAATTATCAG GTTTTGCCAGATCGAAGTCATCCCAAACTACTGATGAGCGGAGGTGGAGGGTACCTTCTCTCAGGCTTCACTGTTGCCATGGACAACCTTAAAGCAGACCCCAGTCTCAAATCTAGCACCAGCACTTTAGAATCTCACAAGACTGAAGAGCCAGCAGCTAAAAAACGGAAATGCCCAGAATCTGActcttaa